The Actinomadura sp. WMMB 499 genome includes a window with the following:
- a CDS encoding GDP-mannose 4,6-dehydratase: protein MEDPLTRRALITGITGQDGSYLAEHLLAQGYEVWGLVRGQANPHVSRLRKHIGDVRITTGDLLDQGSLISAVEQVRPDEVYNLGAISYVPMSWQQAELTTEVTGVGVQRMLEAIRVVSGISPSRTPGPDQIRFYQASSSEMFGMVRETPQNERTAFHPRSPYGVAKSFGHYITQNYRESYGMFAVSGILFNHESPRRGAEFVTRKVSLGVARIKLGLATELRLGNLDARRDWGYAGDYARAMRMMLAQDAPEDFVIGTGQTQSVRELVEFAFGTAGLNWEDHVVLDAKYTRPAEVDLLCADPKKAREQLGWEPAVTFEGLVRMMVESDLRLLSESARPEDEPFSPDHW from the coding sequence ATGGAGGATCCGCTGACCAGGCGAGCACTCATCACCGGCATCACCGGACAGGACGGCTCGTACCTGGCCGAGCACCTGCTCGCGCAGGGGTACGAGGTGTGGGGTCTGGTGCGGGGGCAGGCGAACCCGCACGTGTCGCGGCTGCGCAAGCACATCGGCGACGTCCGGATCACCACGGGCGACCTGCTGGACCAGGGCAGCCTGATCTCCGCGGTGGAACAGGTCCGGCCCGACGAGGTCTACAACCTGGGCGCGATCTCCTACGTCCCGATGTCCTGGCAACAGGCCGAGCTCACCACCGAGGTGACCGGCGTGGGCGTGCAGCGGATGCTGGAGGCGATCCGCGTGGTGTCGGGGATCAGCCCGTCCCGGACGCCCGGACCGGACCAGATCCGCTTCTACCAGGCGTCGTCGTCGGAGATGTTCGGCATGGTCCGCGAGACGCCGCAGAACGAGCGGACGGCGTTCCACCCGCGCAGCCCGTACGGGGTCGCCAAGAGCTTCGGGCACTACATCACCCAGAACTACCGCGAGTCGTACGGCATGTTCGCGGTCAGCGGGATCCTGTTCAACCACGAGTCGCCGCGGCGGGGCGCCGAGTTCGTGACCCGGAAGGTGTCGCTGGGCGTGGCGCGCATCAAGCTGGGTCTGGCCACGGAGCTGCGCCTGGGGAACCTGGACGCGCGCCGCGACTGGGGCTACGCGGGCGACTACGCCCGCGCGATGCGGATGATGCTGGCCCAGGACGCCCCCGAGGACTTCGTCATCGGCACGGGCCAGACGCAGTCGGTGCGCGAACTGGTCGAATTCGCGTTCGGCACGGCGGGCCTGAACTGGGAGGACCACGTCGTCCTGGACGCCAAGTACACCCGGCCGGCGGAGGTGGACCTGCTGTGCGCCGACCCGAAGAAGGCCCGCGAGCAGCTCGGCTGGGAACCCGCGGTCACCTTCGAGGGCCTGGTCCGGATGATGGTCGAGTCGGACCTGCGGCTGCTGTCGGAGTCCGCGCGCCCCGAGGACGAGCCGTTCAGCCCCGACCACTGGTGA
- the folP gene encoding dihydropteroate synthase, with amino-acid sequence MGSPETTPLRLNGRELGPHAIMAVVNRTPDSFFDKGATYGFGAALDAVGRAVAAGADIIDIGGVKAGPGEDVDVAEELRRVVDLVAAVRDRYPDVVISVDTWRAEVGEAVAAAGADLLNDTWGGPDPRLAEVAAAAGIGLVCSHAGGLEPRTRPHRTSFGDVVADVLGHVTAEAERAVALGVRRDAVLIDPAHDFGKNTRHSLEITRRLGELTATGWPVLVAVSNKDFIGETLGRPVDGRGAGTLAVLGVSAVLGARVFRVHDAAAARRALDAVTALGPLPAAGG; translated from the coding sequence ATGGGTTCTCCGGAAACGACGCCGCTGCGGCTGAACGGGCGCGAACTCGGCCCGCACGCGATCATGGCGGTGGTCAACCGCACCCCCGACTCGTTCTTCGACAAGGGGGCCACCTACGGCTTCGGCGCGGCGCTGGACGCGGTCGGACGGGCGGTGGCGGCCGGCGCCGACATCATCGACATCGGCGGTGTGAAGGCGGGGCCGGGCGAGGACGTGGACGTCGCCGAGGAGTTGCGCCGCGTGGTCGACCTCGTCGCGGCCGTCCGCGACCGCTACCCCGACGTGGTGATCAGCGTGGACACGTGGCGGGCCGAGGTCGGCGAGGCGGTCGCGGCGGCGGGCGCCGACCTGCTCAACGACACCTGGGGCGGTCCCGACCCGCGGCTGGCCGAGGTCGCCGCCGCGGCCGGCATCGGGCTGGTCTGCTCCCACGCGGGCGGGCTCGAACCCCGCACCCGCCCCCACCGGACGAGCTTCGGCGACGTCGTCGCCGACGTGCTCGGGCACGTCACCGCGGAGGCCGAGCGCGCCGTCGCCCTCGGGGTCCGCCGGGACGCCGTCCTCATCGACCCCGCGCACGACTTCGGCAAGAACACCCGGCACTCGCTGGAGATCACGCGGCGGCTCGGCGAGCTGACGGCGACCGGATGGCCGGTGCTGGTCGCCGTGTCGAACAAGGACTTCATCGGGGAGACCCTGGGCCGCCCCGTGGACGGGCGCGGCGCCGGGACGCTCGCCGTCCTCGGGGTCTCGGCCGTGCTCGGCGCCCGCGTGTTCCGCGTCCACGACGCGGCCGCCGCGCGCCGCGCCCTCGACGCCGTCACCGCCCTCGGGCCACTGCCCGCCGCCGGCGGCTAG
- a CDS encoding CGNR zinc finger domain-containing protein produces the protein MIFTHDTEHALAVVVDLINTGAAASGAEELDGLAGLRAFVERNAFSDLGEMAGDDVAAVRLLRDRFHAVFLAGDVPVAVRLINDIVGEVRTTPHLTDHDGYDWHVHFFAPGAPLPEHLAADCGMALAYVVAAGELDRLRTCEAPDCARVLVDLSRNRCRRYCDSRTCGNRMHVAAYRARRREAAL, from the coding sequence GTGATCTTCACTCATGACACCGAGCACGCGCTGGCCGTGGTCGTCGATCTGATCAACACCGGTGCCGCCGCGTCCGGCGCCGAGGAACTCGACGGGCTCGCGGGGCTGCGGGCGTTCGTGGAGCGCAACGCATTCAGCGATCTGGGCGAGATGGCCGGGGACGACGTCGCCGCGGTCCGGCTGCTGCGCGACCGGTTCCACGCCGTGTTCCTGGCCGGGGACGTCCCGGTGGCCGTCCGGCTGATCAACGACATCGTCGGCGAGGTGCGCACGACCCCGCACCTGACCGACCACGACGGCTACGACTGGCACGTCCACTTCTTCGCGCCCGGCGCCCCGCTCCCCGAGCACCTGGCGGCCGACTGCGGCATGGCCCTGGCCTACGTGGTGGCCGCGGGCGAGCTGGACCGGCTGCGCACCTGCGAGGCACCGGACTGCGCCCGGGTGCTGGTGGATCTGTCCCGCAACCGGTGCCGCCGCTACTGCGACAGCCGGACGTGCGGGAACCGCATGCACGTGGCGGCGTACCGCGCCCGCCGCCGCGAGGCGGCGCTGTGA
- a CDS encoding pyridoxal phosphate-dependent aminotransferase, giving the protein MPLSATLAVNEALARKRGEGVEVLPLGFGEAGVPIHPALTRELAAAAGRGAYGPVAGSAELRAAAAGYWTRRGVPTDPDAVVCGPGSKPLLYALLASIGGDVVVPAPSWVSYAAQASLLGGEPLRVATAPGQGGVPSPALLADAVVRARARGRSVRAVIVTLPDNPTGTLASAETVRRLCAVARDLDLVIVSDEIYRDLVHDPARTVHSPARHAPERTVVTSALSKSLGAGGWRLGVARLPDGAFGRALRDSLLGVASEVWSSAPAPMQHAAAYAFAEPPEVVEHVDRSRRLHAAISAAVADRFAAAGARVRRPEAAFYVYPDFGPLREVLGARHGVRTAADLTGLLLERYGVGVLPGCAFGDDPAALRMRVAPSLLYGRDDEERLAALAAPDPAALPWIAGALDRLGDVLADLAATVGAPALA; this is encoded by the coding sequence GTGCCGCTGTCGGCCACGCTCGCGGTGAACGAGGCCCTCGCCCGCAAGCGCGGCGAGGGGGTCGAGGTGCTGCCGCTCGGCTTCGGCGAGGCCGGCGTCCCCATCCATCCGGCGCTGACGCGCGAGCTCGCCGCCGCCGCGGGCCGGGGCGCCTACGGCCCGGTCGCCGGGTCCGCGGAGCTGCGCGCCGCCGCCGCCGGATACTGGACGCGCCGCGGCGTGCCGACCGATCCGGACGCGGTGGTGTGCGGGCCGGGCAGCAAGCCGCTGCTGTACGCGCTGCTGGCATCGATCGGGGGCGACGTCGTCGTGCCCGCGCCGAGCTGGGTGTCCTACGCCGCGCAGGCGTCCCTGCTCGGCGGGGAGCCGCTGCGCGTCGCGACCGCGCCGGGCCAGGGCGGGGTGCCGAGCCCCGCGCTGCTCGCCGACGCGGTCGTCCGGGCGCGGGCGCGGGGACGCAGCGTCCGGGCGGTGATCGTCACGCTGCCGGACAACCCGACGGGGACGCTCGCCTCGGCGGAGACCGTCCGGCGCCTGTGCGCGGTCGCGCGGGACCTCGACCTCGTCATCGTCTCCGACGAGATCTACCGGGACCTGGTCCACGACCCCGCCCGGACGGTGCACTCCCCCGCCCGCCACGCGCCGGAGCGGACGGTCGTGACGAGCGCGCTGAGCAAGAGCCTCGGCGCGGGCGGGTGGCGGCTCGGCGTGGCGCGCCTGCCGGACGGCGCGTTCGGCCGGGCACTGCGCGACAGCCTGCTGGGAGTGGCGAGCGAGGTGTGGTCCAGCGCGCCCGCCCCGATGCAGCACGCCGCAGCGTACGCGTTCGCGGAGCCGCCCGAGGTGGTCGAGCACGTCGACCGGAGCCGCCGACTGCACGCCGCGATCAGCGCCGCCGTCGCCGACCGCTTCGCCGCCGCGGGGGCGCGGGTGCGGCGGCCCGAGGCGGCCTTCTACGTGTACCCCGACTTCGGGCCGCTGCGGGAGGTGCTGGGTGCGCGCCACGGCGTCCGGACGGCCGCGGACCTGACCGGGCTGCTGCTCGAGCGGTACGGCGTCGGCGTCCTGCCGGGCTGCGCGTTCGGCGACGATCCGGCCGCGCTGCGGATGCGGGTGGCGCCGAGCCTGCTGTACGGGCGGGACGACGAGGAGCGCCTGGCCGCGCTGGCGGCCCCGGACCCGGCGGCGCTGCCGTGGATCGCGGGCGCCCTCGACCGGCTCGGCGACGTGCTCGCCGACCTCGCGGCGACCGTGGGCGCGCCCGCGCTCGCCTGA